The Candidatus Hydrogenedentota bacterium genome has a window encoding:
- a CDS encoding trypsin-like peptidase domain-containing protein: MILQSKVSFITLAAFLALSAAGQESIDQSRRTAIVTAIEKVSPAVVSVNVIELRAQRQLPPRLRDFWDMFDLPGPYTVQQRRLNSVGSGFFYREGYIITNYHVVEEADQVASVTLPDGRELEVALVGIDERTDIAVLRASGANLPPVSLGNSDDLLTGEWAIAIGNPFGPLMSDSQPTVSVGVVSANHRRISPRVGGGERLYQGMIQTDAAINPGNSGGPLVNSRGQVIGINTMIFSESGGSVGLGFAIPINRAKRVAEEIIQYGRRRDPWAGFKVEDVANLTQGIISQLGIQSHAGCVIQNILKDCPAYAAGLRPGDVVIGVNGQRVETSSDIDFAVWDLFVGDPITVTAERSGQVSEFKFVIQELAK, translated from the coding sequence TTGATACTACAATCCAAAGTGTCATTTATAACGCTGGCGGCATTTCTGGCTTTGAGCGCAGCCGGCCAAGAGAGCATAGACCAGTCGCGCCGGACGGCCATTGTCACGGCGATTGAGAAGGTTTCCCCGGCGGTCGTGTCCGTGAATGTCATCGAGCTTCGCGCTCAGCGGCAGCTTCCCCCGCGCCTGCGCGACTTTTGGGACATGTTCGACCTTCCTGGCCCCTACACGGTGCAACAGCGGCGTTTGAATTCGGTCGGAAGCGGGTTCTTCTACCGGGAAGGCTACATCATCACGAACTACCACGTCGTGGAGGAAGCGGATCAAGTAGCCTCGGTGACATTACCTGATGGCCGGGAACTCGAAGTCGCGCTGGTCGGGATAGACGAACGCACGGACATCGCTGTTCTGCGCGCCAGTGGCGCAAACCTGCCCCCCGTTTCGCTGGGGAACTCGGATGACTTACTGACCGGCGAGTGGGCGATAGCCATCGGCAATCCGTTTGGCCCGCTGATGAGCGATTCCCAACCGACCGTCAGCGTCGGCGTGGTATCCGCGAACCACCGCCGGATCAGTCCGCGCGTGGGAGGCGGGGAACGGCTGTATCAGGGGATGATCCAGACGGACGCGGCCATCAATCCAGGCAACAGCGGCGGTCCGCTGGTGAATTCGCGCGGCCAGGTAATTGGCATCAACACCATGATCTTCAGTGAAAGCGGCGGAAGCGTGGGCCTGGGATTCGCCATTCCGATCAACCGCGCGAAGCGCGTGGCCGAAGAGATCATTCAGTACGGGCGCAGGCGCGATCCCTGGGCGGGATTCAAGGTTGAAGACGTCGCAAACCTCACCCAAGGGATTATCTCCCAGCTTGGCATCCAGTCGCATGCGGGGTGTGTCATTCAGAACATTCTCAAAGACTGCCCTGCCTACGCCGCGGGATTGCGGCCGGGAGATGTGGTCATCGGCGTGAATGGGCAACGCGTCGAGACGAGCAGCGATATCGACTTTGCAGTTTGGGATTTATTCGTCGGCGATCCGATCACCGTGACCGCAGAGCGCTCGGGGCAGGTGAGTGAGTTTAAATTCGTCATTCAGGAACTGGCCAAATAG
- a CDS encoding tyrosine-protein phosphatase → MQYRSLYTLRKPVRSSFAVVAALAVTHLVCCAYLDHNFRTVEAQTLYRSGQLPASRLEKAIEDDGIRTVISLRHPDPDSRWYREEREACERHDVAHFDLPWSKEKLPEPESLAQFVKWCLSAEKPILVHCQGGTHRSGVASAVYLLLQGKTVDEARKQFGPFFDNAPIGTLLDLYDGSKPFAEWVNADYPRVYAKLVPKEAAANE, encoded by the coding sequence ATGCAGTACCGCTCATTGTATACTCTCCGCAAGCCCGTGCGATCCTCATTTGCCGTAGTTGCCGCGCTTGCTGTCACGCACCTTGTCTGCTGCGCGTACCTCGATCACAATTTTCGGACGGTAGAAGCCCAAACACTGTACAGGTCGGGCCAACTTCCCGCCTCCCGGCTGGAGAAGGCAATCGAGGACGATGGCATCCGCACGGTGATCAGTCTCCGGCACCCTGACCCGGACTCGCGATGGTACCGGGAAGAACGTGAAGCGTGCGAACGTCATGACGTGGCTCACTTTGACCTACCGTGGTCGAAGGAGAAGCTCCCGGAGCCGGAGTCCCTCGCCCAGTTTGTGAAATGGTGTTTATCGGCCGAGAAGCCCATTCTCGTTCACTGCCAGGGAGGCACCCACCGTAGCGGCGTCGCTTCTGCCGTCTACCTCTTGTTGCAGGGAAAAACGGTAGACGAGGCCCGTAAGCAGTTTGGGCCGTTTTTCGACAATGCCCCCATAGGCACCCTTCTCGACCTGTACGATGGATCGAAGCCGTTTGCCGAATGGGTCAATGCTGACTATCCGCGCGTCTATGCCAAGCTGGTTCCCAAAGAAGCGGCCGCCAACGAGTAG